One region of Jatrophihabitans cynanchi genomic DNA includes:
- a CDS encoding regulatory protein RecX: MPFEAQPAVEAHPEDEVPPEDEKALGPPGDPETVARTICLRLLDQRARTRAELADALRRKGVPDEPAAAVLDRFAEVGLIDDEALAGTFALAQHRERGLARRAVAVKLRRRGLDEQVVAAALGPIDRDSEYAAARTLVAKKLRSLSGLDPQAQARRLVGLLGRRGYPAGLAHEVVREALAAAMADTSTLDDAAADLT; encoded by the coding sequence ATGCCCTTCGAGGCGCAGCCGGCGGTCGAGGCGCACCCGGAGGACGAGGTGCCCCCGGAGGACGAGAAGGCGCTCGGTCCCCCGGGGGACCCCGAGACGGTCGCCCGGACGATCTGCCTGCGGCTGCTGGATCAGCGCGCCCGCACCCGTGCCGAGCTCGCCGACGCGCTGCGCAGGAAGGGCGTGCCGGACGAGCCGGCGGCCGCGGTGCTGGATCGCTTCGCCGAGGTCGGACTGATCGACGACGAGGCGCTGGCCGGTACCTTCGCGCTGGCCCAGCACCGCGAGCGCGGCCTGGCCCGCCGTGCGGTTGCCGTCAAGCTGCGCCGCCGCGGCCTCGACGAGCAGGTCGTCGCCGCCGCGCTGGGCCCGATCGACCGGGACAGCGAGTACGCGGCCGCCCGGACCCTGGTGGCAAAGAAGTTGCGCTCGCTCAGCGGTCTCGACCCGCAGGCGCAGGCCCGCCGCCTGGTCGGGTTGCTCGGTCGCCGGGGCTATCCCGCCGGCCTGGCGCACGAGGTGGTCCGCGAGGCGCTGGCCGCAGCCATGGCGGACACGAGCACGCTTGACGACGCGGCTGCGGACCTTACTTGA
- the recA gene encoding recombinase RecA: MAAGFDKGKALDVAMAQIEKQHGKGAVMRLGDRTAAPIEVIPTGSIALDVALGIGGLPRGRVIEIYGPESSGKTTVALHAVANAQANGGTAAFIDAEHALDPDYAKALGVDTDALLVSQPDTGEQALEIMDMLIRSGAIDIVVVDSVAALVPRAEIEGEMGDSHVGLQARLMSQALRKITGALSNTGTTAIFINQLREKIGVMFGSPETTTGGKALKFYASVRLDVRRIETLKDGGDAVGNRTRVKVVKNKVAPPFKQAEFDIVYGQGISREGSLIDVGVEQGLIKKSGAWYTYDTDQLGQGKENVRNFLRDNPDLADEIEKKIKEKLGVGAKLDDSAPIDVTPVDF; encoded by the coding sequence ATGGCAGCAGGTTTCGACAAGGGCAAGGCGCTCGACGTCGCCATGGCACAGATCGAGAAGCAGCACGGCAAGGGCGCGGTCATGCGCCTGGGAGATCGCACGGCCGCACCGATCGAGGTCATCCCGACCGGCTCGATCGCGCTGGACGTCGCGCTCGGCATCGGCGGCTTGCCCCGCGGCCGGGTGATCGAGATCTACGGGCCGGAGAGCTCGGGCAAGACCACGGTGGCCCTGCACGCGGTCGCCAACGCGCAGGCCAACGGCGGTACCGCGGCGTTCATCGACGCCGAGCACGCGCTGGACCCGGACTACGCCAAGGCGCTCGGCGTCGACACCGACGCGCTGCTGGTCAGCCAGCCGGACACCGGCGAGCAGGCGCTGGAGATCATGGACATGCTGATCCGCTCCGGCGCGATCGACATCGTGGTGGTCGACTCGGTGGCCGCGCTGGTGCCGCGGGCCGAGATCGAGGGCGAGATGGGCGACAGCCACGTCGGACTGCAGGCCCGGCTGATGAGCCAGGCGCTGCGCAAGATCACCGGCGCCCTCAGCAACACCGGGACCACCGCCATCTTCATCAACCAGCTTCGTGAAAAAATCGGCGTCATGTTCGGCAGCCCGGAAACGACGACCGGTGGCAAGGCGCTGAAGTTCTACGCGTCGGTGCGGCTGGACGTGCGCCGGATCGAGACGCTCAAGGACGGCGGCGACGCGGTCGGCAACCGGACCCGGGTGAAGGTGGTCAAGAACAAGGTGGCGCCGCCGTTCAAGCAGGCCGAGTTCGACATCGTCTACGGGCAGGGCATCAGCCGAGAGGGCTCGCTGATCGACGTCGGCGTCGAGCAGGGACTGATCAAGAAGTCCGGCGCCTGGTACACCTACGACACCGATCAGCTCGGTCAGGGCAAGGAGAACGTCCGCAACTTCCTGCGCGACAACCCCGACCTCGCCGACGAGATCGAGAAGAAGATCAAGGAGAAGCTGGGCGTCGGGGCCAAGCTCGACGACAGCGCGCCCATCGACGTCACCCCGGTGGACTTCTAG
- a CDS encoding DUF3046 domain-containing protein produces MRLTEFWSRMEARFGTAYARSVAADYRLTALGATVDEALARGDEAKVVWRAVCAELDVPGHLR; encoded by the coding sequence GTGCGATTGACCGAGTTCTGGAGCCGGATGGAGGCGCGGTTCGGTACCGCCTATGCCCGCAGCGTGGCCGCCGACTACCGGCTCACGGCGCTCGGCGCGACGGTGGACGAGGCGCTCGCCCGGGGCGATGAGGCCAAGGTGGTGTGGCGCGCGGTGTGTGCCGAACTGGACGTGCCGGGTCACCTGCGCTGA
- a CDS encoding isochorismatase family protein produces MQTALLVIDVQESFRQRAADWQARANPGVVEQVGRLVDNARAAGDLVVWVLHTEPGSGGVFDPEKGFVRPIDPLQPIAGESLVRKTSINAFTTTNLQQQLTTHGVREVVICGIRTEQCCETTARVANDLGYRVLFVGDATTTSAITATDGRVALSGQQIIARTEAVLAAREFATVVSTDEVIARAALPA; encoded by the coding sequence ATGCAGACAGCGCTCCTCGTCATCGACGTCCAAGAGTCCTTCCGGCAGCGCGCTGCCGACTGGCAGGCGAGAGCCAATCCGGGTGTGGTCGAGCAGGTCGGGAGGTTGGTCGACAACGCCCGGGCCGCCGGCGACCTCGTCGTGTGGGTGCTGCACACCGAGCCCGGCTCGGGCGGAGTGTTCGACCCGGAGAAGGGCTTCGTCCGGCCGATCGACCCGCTCCAGCCGATCGCCGGCGAATCGTTGGTGCGCAAGACATCCATCAACGCCTTCACCACCACCAACCTGCAGCAGCAGCTCACCACCCACGGCGTGCGGGAGGTGGTGATCTGCGGCATCCGCACCGAGCAGTGCTGCGAGACCACCGCGCGGGTGGCGAACGACCTCGGCTACCGCGTGCTGTTCGTGGGCGACGCCACCACGACGTCCGCGATCACCGCCACGGACGGTCGGGTCGCGCTGAGCGGGCAGCAGATCATCGCCCGCACCGAAGCCGTCCTCGCCGCGCGCGAGTTCGCGACCGTCGTCAGCACGGACGAGGTGATAGCCCGCGCGGCCCTTCCGGCATGA
- a CDS encoding GlxA family transcriptional regulator — protein MITVVFFLVPDVHLLDLAGPAQAFSTADGMGLHYRLHYVADAPGVLSAQGLPLQADTHWPRLSAQDLVLVPGWRGDTLAGTGPIGTAALDALAAHHTAGGTVASVCAGAEALGRAGLLDGRRCTTHHAHQDELARRYPRARVVRDVLFTEDDAVVTSAGIASGIDLSLHLIATRHGPAAAARVARSMVVYARRNGDAAQVSALLRHRGHLLDAVHRVQDVIDAEFDRPLPLTRLAATAGVSERTLTRQFLRATGTTPLRYQQSLRLERAGQLIAQGAGMEAAARSVGFEDARMLRRLRAAAG, from the coding sequence ATGATCACAGTCGTCTTCTTCCTGGTGCCGGACGTGCACCTGCTGGACCTGGCCGGACCGGCTCAGGCGTTCTCGACCGCGGACGGGATGGGGCTGCACTACCGGCTTCACTACGTCGCGGACGCACCCGGCGTGCTCTCCGCGCAGGGGCTGCCACTGCAGGCGGACACCCACTGGCCACGGCTGAGTGCCCAGGATCTGGTGCTGGTGCCCGGCTGGCGGGGCGACACGCTGGCAGGCACCGGCCCGATCGGTACGGCGGCCCTCGATGCGCTGGCGGCCCATCACACCGCGGGCGGGACCGTGGCCAGCGTGTGCGCAGGTGCCGAGGCGCTCGGCCGGGCGGGCCTGCTGGACGGACGCCGGTGCACCACCCACCACGCCCACCAGGACGAGCTGGCGCGCCGGTACCCGCGAGCGCGCGTGGTGCGCGACGTGCTGTTCACCGAGGACGACGCGGTGGTGACCTCGGCCGGGATCGCCAGCGGCATCGACCTGTCACTGCACCTGATCGCCACCAGGCACGGCCCCGCTGCCGCCGCCCGAGTCGCCCGCTCGATGGTCGTGTACGCCCGGCGCAACGGCGACGCGGCACAGGTGAGCGCCCTGTTGCGGCACCGCGGTCACCTGCTCGATGCCGTCCATCGGGTACAGGACGTGATCGACGCCGAGTTCGATCGTCCGCTGCCGTTGACCCGCCTTGCCGCGACCGCGGGTGTCAGCGAGCGCACCCTGACCCGGCAGTTCCTGCGCGCGACCGGCACCACCCCGCTGCGCTACCAGCAATCGCTGCGGCTGGAACGGGCCGGCCAGCTGATCGCGCAGGGTGCCGGGATGGAGGCCGCGGCCCGCAGCGTCGGCTTCGAGGATGCCCGGATGCTGCGTCGGCTGCGCGCCGCCGCCGGCTGA
- a CDS encoding GNAT family N-acetyltransferase, with product MSRPEAWYALPVLSGRLVRLEPLAIEHAPGYLAAAASGANAAEVFRWLSPPPGAPTREPVTLADAEAHILDGLAARARGLRFPYAQLDAVTGEVAGTTSYYEVNPALRAIAIGHTWLGKRWWRTGHNTESKLLMLTHAFDRLGASRVVWHTDIYNERSQAAIERLGARKEGVLRKHRIRWDGSWRDTVQYAMTDDDWPATRDRLAGMLAR from the coding sequence GTGAGCCGCCCCGAAGCCTGGTACGCACTGCCCGTCCTGTCCGGCCGCCTCGTCCGCCTGGAACCGCTGGCGATCGAACACGCGCCGGGTTACCTCGCCGCTGCGGCATCCGGCGCGAACGCCGCGGAGGTCTTTCGCTGGCTGTCACCACCGCCGGGCGCGCCGACGCGCGAGCCGGTCACGCTGGCCGACGCCGAGGCGCACATCCTGGACGGGCTCGCGGCCCGGGCGCGCGGGCTGCGGTTCCCGTACGCGCAGCTGGACGCGGTGACCGGGGAGGTCGCTGGGACCACGTCCTACTACGAGGTCAACCCGGCGCTGCGGGCGATCGCGATCGGGCACACCTGGCTCGGCAAGCGCTGGTGGCGCACCGGCCACAACACCGAGTCCAAACTGCTGATGCTCACACACGCGTTCGACCGCCTCGGCGCGTCGCGCGTCGTCTGGCACACCGACATCTACAACGAGCGCTCGCAGGCGGCGATCGAGCGCCTCGGCGCCCGCAAGGAGGGCGTGCTGCGTAAGCACCGGATCCGGTGGGACGGCTCGTGGCGCGACACCGTCCAGTACGCCATGACGGACGACGACTGGCCGGCCACCCGCGATCGCCTCGCCGGCATGTTGGCCCGGTAG
- a CDS encoding ATP-dependent helicase yields MSRPSRFSPPTAAWLDGAFAAPTQAQLGAWDAIGRGEHTLVVAPTGSGKTLAAFLSVLDRLASEPRPDEPAPPDEPAPPDEPAPPDSPAPPGASPLRRCRVLYVSPLKALAVDVERNLRSPLAGIRQHAARLGLPEPDITVAMRSGDTPATERRAFARRPADILITTPESLFLLLTSSAREALRGVDTVIVDEVHAVCATKRGAHLALSLERLDALLERPAQRIGLSATVRPVEEVAVFLAGGRPVTVVQPPTEKTFDLQVVVPIEDMSSLGEATDDLTGSGAAAQRRTSIWPHVEERVLDLIEQHRSTIVFANSRRLAERLTARLNELATERAGAVQDLSAVPAQLMGQAGAGLPAGPVTVARAHHGSVSREQRMLVEDALKAGRLPAVVATSSLELGIDMGAVELVVQVESPPSVASGLQRVGRAGHQVGAVSRGVIFPKFRGDLLECAVVAERMRAGAIESMRYPRNPLDVLAQQLVAMLCMDPWTVDEVEGLIRRAAPFSGLPRSALEATLDMLAGRYPSDAFAELRPRLNWDRVTGELTARRGAQRLAVTSGGTIPDRGMFGVFLAGQEGPGRRVGELDEEMVYESRVGDVFLLGSSSWLIQDITHDRVLVTPAPGQVGRMPFWKGDSPGRPVELGRALGAFLREVASASPELAAARARAAGLDEWGTANLLAYLDEQRAATGHLPDDRTVLVERFRDELGDWRMVVHSPFGAPVNAPWALAIGARLRERYGTDVASMHSDDGIVLRLPDTDTEPPPGAELVAFNPDEIAALVTAEVGGSALFASRFRECAARALLLPRRDPHRRTPLWQQRQRANQLLQVAAEYDDFPIVLEAMRECLQDVYDVPGLTSLMRELAGRDVRLVEIETPAASPFARSLLFGYVGMFLYDGDAPLAERRAQALSLDSALLAELLGATDLRELLDPDALAEVEAEVARLAPERHARGVDGVHDLLRGIGDLTTAESIARGATAQDLAALEAGRRAIRVRIAGEQRWLAIEDAGRVRDALGTALPVGVPEAFTEAVRDPLGDLVGRYARTHGPFHAADVAARLGLGIAVVVSALERLATSGRLLHGEFSPGGVGLEWCDAEVLRAVRRRSLAALRREVEPVAPGALGRFVPAWQGVGERTTRGVDGVARVIEQLAGLRLPASALETLVLPSRVVDYSPALLDELTLAGEVVWAGAGGLGTHDCWVALAPAELAPLVLPLPDDVAGAVPDAIRAALDGGQAMFYRALAERSGSEGDEEITAAIWDLVRAGLLTNDTLAPVRAMLAPASRTAHSRRPRTPRSRYGRYSGLAGPGGAASAQRPAPYAMGGRWSAVPARNADPTLRALAAADVLLDRHGVLTRGAVAASEVSGGFAAVYPVLKAAEESGRVRRGYFVEGLGAAQFALPGAVDRLRAHGRPAPGGYGPSDDRTPAPALVLAATDPANPYGAALPWPAAPPTETGRGHQPARKAGALTVLVDGACVLYVERGGRTLLSFSDDATVLQPAADALALAVRDGALGKLAVERADGIPIAASVLGDALAAAGFRPTPRGLRLRG; encoded by the coding sequence GTGAGCCGTCCGTCCCGATTCAGCCCGCCGACCGCGGCCTGGCTCGACGGCGCCTTCGCCGCTCCGACCCAGGCGCAGCTGGGCGCATGGGACGCGATCGGGCGCGGCGAGCACACCCTGGTGGTCGCGCCCACCGGGTCGGGCAAGACCCTGGCCGCGTTCTTGTCCGTGCTCGACCGGCTCGCCTCCGAGCCGCGGCCGGACGAGCCTGCGCCGCCGGACGAGCCTGCGCCGCCGGACGAGCCTGCGCCGCCGGACTCGCCCGCGCCGCCGGGGGCGTCCCCGCTCCGACGCTGCCGGGTGCTGTACGTGAGCCCGCTCAAGGCACTCGCCGTGGACGTCGAACGCAACCTGCGCTCGCCGCTGGCCGGCATCCGCCAGCACGCCGCCCGCCTCGGCCTGCCCGAGCCGGACATCACGGTCGCGATGCGCTCCGGCGACACCCCGGCCACCGAGCGGCGCGCCTTCGCGCGCCGCCCGGCCGACATCCTGATCACGACACCGGAATCGCTGTTCCTGCTGCTGACCTCGAGCGCGCGCGAGGCGCTGCGCGGGGTGGACACGGTGATCGTCGATGAGGTGCACGCGGTGTGCGCGACCAAGCGCGGCGCGCACCTGGCGCTGTCGCTGGAGCGGCTGGACGCGCTGCTCGAACGGCCCGCCCAGCGCATCGGGCTCTCGGCCACGGTCCGCCCGGTGGAGGAGGTCGCGGTCTTCCTCGCCGGGGGTCGCCCGGTCACGGTGGTGCAACCGCCCACCGAGAAGACGTTCGACCTGCAGGTGGTCGTCCCCATCGAGGACATGAGCAGCCTCGGGGAGGCGACCGACGACCTCACCGGTAGTGGCGCGGCCGCGCAGCGGCGCACCTCGATCTGGCCGCATGTCGAGGAGCGGGTGCTCGATCTGATCGAGCAGCACCGGTCCACGATCGTGTTCGCGAACTCGCGTCGCCTGGCCGAGCGGCTCACCGCCCGTCTGAACGAACTCGCAACCGAGCGCGCCGGGGCCGTGCAGGACCTCAGCGCGGTGCCGGCGCAGCTGATGGGCCAGGCCGGTGCCGGGCTGCCGGCCGGCCCGGTCACCGTCGCACGGGCCCACCACGGCTCGGTGTCCCGCGAGCAGCGGATGCTGGTCGAGGACGCGCTCAAGGCCGGTCGGCTGCCCGCGGTGGTGGCCACCTCGTCGCTCGAACTGGGCATCGACATGGGCGCCGTCGAGCTCGTCGTACAGGTCGAGTCGCCGCCGTCTGTGGCGTCCGGGCTGCAGCGGGTCGGCCGGGCCGGGCACCAGGTCGGTGCCGTCTCCCGCGGCGTCATCTTCCCGAAGTTCCGCGGCGACCTGCTCGAGTGCGCCGTGGTCGCCGAACGGATGCGCGCCGGCGCCATCGAATCGATGCGCTACCCGCGCAACCCGCTCGATGTGCTGGCCCAGCAGCTTGTTGCGATGCTGTGCATGGATCCGTGGACCGTCGACGAGGTCGAAGGGCTGATCCGCCGAGCCGCACCGTTCAGCGGCCTGCCGCGCAGTGCCCTCGAAGCCACCCTGGACATGCTCGCGGGCCGTTACCCGTCCGATGCGTTCGCCGAGCTGCGGCCCCGGCTGAACTGGGATCGGGTCACCGGCGAGCTCACCGCACGCCGTGGCGCCCAGCGGCTCGCCGTCACCAGTGGCGGCACGATCCCCGACCGCGGCATGTTCGGCGTCTTCCTGGCCGGTCAGGAGGGGCCGGGACGACGGGTCGGCGAGCTGGACGAGGAGATGGTGTACGAGTCCAGGGTCGGTGACGTGTTCCTGCTCGGCTCGTCCTCGTGGCTGATCCAGGACATCACGCACGACCGCGTCCTGGTCACGCCCGCGCCCGGCCAGGTGGGCCGGATGCCCTTCTGGAAGGGCGATTCGCCCGGCCGTCCGGTCGAGCTGGGCCGCGCCCTCGGGGCGTTCCTGCGCGAGGTGGCGAGCGCCTCGCCGGAGCTGGCCGCCGCTCGCGCCAGGGCCGCGGGCCTGGACGAGTGGGGGACGGCGAACCTGCTCGCCTACCTCGACGAGCAGCGTGCCGCGACCGGGCACCTGCCCGATGATCGCACCGTGCTCGTCGAGCGGTTCCGTGACGAGCTCGGCGACTGGCGGATGGTCGTGCACTCCCCCTTCGGCGCCCCGGTCAACGCACCGTGGGCGTTGGCGATCGGCGCCCGGCTGCGCGAGCGCTACGGGACGGACGTCGCCTCGATGCACTCCGACGACGGGATCGTGCTGCGGTTGCCGGACACCGACACCGAGCCTCCCCCGGGCGCCGAACTCGTCGCGTTCAACCCGGACGAGATCGCCGCCCTCGTCACCGCGGAGGTGGGCGGCTCGGCGCTGTTCGCCTCGCGCTTTCGCGAGTGCGCCGCGCGGGCACTGCTGCTGCCGCGCCGCGACCCACACCGCCGCACGCCACTGTGGCAGCAACGGCAACGCGCGAACCAGTTGCTGCAGGTCGCCGCCGAGTACGACGACTTCCCGATCGTGTTGGAAGCGATGCGCGAGTGCCTGCAGGACGTGTACGACGTGCCCGGCCTCACCTCACTGATGCGCGAGCTGGCCGGCCGCGATGTGCGGCTGGTCGAGATCGAGACACCGGCCGCCTCGCCGTTCGCGCGATCGCTGCTGTTCGGGTACGTCGGCATGTTCCTCTACGACGGCGACGCGCCGCTGGCCGAACGCCGCGCGCAGGCGCTGTCGCTCGACTCGGCACTGCTGGCCGAGCTGCTCGGCGCCACCGACCTGCGCGAACTGCTCGACCCGGACGCGTTGGCCGAGGTCGAGGCCGAGGTGGCGCGCCTCGCACCCGAACGCCACGCCCGCGGCGTGGACGGGGTGCACGACCTGCTGCGCGGGATCGGCGACCTGACCACCGCGGAGTCGATAGCGCGCGGCGCGACCGCGCAGGATCTCGCGGCGCTGGAGGCCGGGCGGCGCGCGATCCGGGTCCGCATCGCGGGCGAGCAACGCTGGCTGGCGATCGAGGACGCCGGCCGGGTGCGCGATGCGCTGGGCACCGCGCTGCCCGTCGGGGTTCCCGAGGCGTTCACCGAGGCGGTGCGCGATCCGCTCGGCGACCTGGTCGGGCGGTACGCGCGCACGCACGGCCCGTTCCACGCCGCCGACGTCGCGGCTCGTCTCGGGCTCGGCATCGCCGTGGTCGTGTCGGCGCTGGAACGGCTGGCTACGTCCGGGCGTCTGCTGCACGGGGAGTTCTCCCCGGGCGGCGTCGGCCTGGAGTGGTGCGACGCCGAGGTGCTGCGCGCGGTCCGGCGCAGGTCGCTCGCCGCGCTACGCCGCGAGGTCGAGCCGGTCGCGCCCGGCGCCCTGGGCCGGTTCGTTCCCGCCTGGCAAGGGGTCGGCGAGCGCACCACCCGCGGGGTGGACGGTGTGGCACGGGTGATCGAGCAGCTCGCCGGGCTGCGGCTGCCGGCGAGCGCGCTGGAAACGCTGGTGCTGCCCTCCCGCGTCGTCGACTACTCCCCCGCGCTGCTGGACGAGCTGACGCTGGCCGGCGAGGTGGTCTGGGCCGGCGCGGGCGGCCTCGGGACGCACGATTGCTGGGTGGCGCTCGCCCCGGCCGAGCTCGCGCCGCTCGTCCTGCCGCTCCCCGACGACGTGGCGGGCGCGGTGCCGGACGCGATCCGCGCGGCCCTGGACGGCGGGCAGGCGATGTTCTACCGGGCGCTGGCCGAGCGCAGCGGCAGCGAGGGCGACGAGGAAATCACCGCCGCGATCTGGGACCTGGTCCGCGCCGGCCTGCTCACCAACGACACCTTGGCGCCGGTCCGCGCCATGCTGGCGCCGGCCAGCCGCACCGCGCACTCACGACGGCCGCGCACGCCGCGGTCCCGGTACGGCCGGTACTCCGGCCTCGCGGGTCCCGGCGGCGCAGCGTCGGCCCAGCGGCCCGCCCCCTACGCGATGGGCGGGCGTTGGTCGGCCGTACCGGCACGCAACGCCGACCCGACCCTGCGTGCCCTCGCCGCCGCCGACGTGCTGCTCGACCGGCACGGCGTGCTCACCCGCGGCGCGGTCGCCGCCAGCGAGGTGAGCGGGGGCTTCGCTGCGGTGTACCCGGTGCTCAAGGCCGCCGAGGAGTCCGGACGGGTCCGCCGCGGCTACTTCGTCGAGGGGCTGGGCGCCGCGCAGTTCGCGCTGCCCGGCGCTGTCGACCGGCTGCGCGCGCACGGCCGCCCGGCGCCCGGTGGCTACGGACCGTCGGACGATCGCACCCCGGCCCCGGCGCTGGTGCTCGCCGCCACCGACCCGGCCAACCCGTACGGGGCGGCGTTGCCCTGGCCGGCGGCTCCACCGACGGAAACCGGCAGGGGTCACCAGCCGGCCCGCAAGGCCGGCGCGCTCACGGTCCTGGTGGACGGTGCCTGCGTCCTCTACGTCGAGCGCGGCGGGCGCACCCTGCTGTCCTTCAGTGACGACGCCACGGTGCTGCAACCGGCCGCCGACGCGCTGGCGCTGGCGGTCCGCGACGGGGCGCTCGGCAAGCTCGCCGTCGAGCGCGCCGACGGCATCCCGATCGCCGCCTCGGTCCTCGGCGACGCGCTGGCGGCCGCGGGATTCCGGCCGACACCCCGCGGGCTGCGGCTGCGGGGCTGA
- a CDS encoding Fpg/Nei family DNA glycosylase, producing the protein MPEGDTVWLTARRLDQALATRMITVAELRVPQLATVDLLGHTVLQVLARGKHILTRLSGGLTLHSHLRMDGSWYLCRAGERPRGHPGHLIRAQLGNTEWLATGYRVHDLRLVRTEEEGGLVGHLGPDLLGPDWDPEEAVRRLRSEPDRPIGEALLEQRNLAGIGNLYKSEVLFLAGVNPWAPVGVVPDLLGLVSRAQRLLYANREHPEQSTTGMLARGRAHWVYERAGEPCLRCRTPIRRELQGVAPRQRSSFWCPTCQPAPSAPSPPSPR; encoded by the coding sequence GTGCCCGAGGGTGACACCGTCTGGCTGACTGCGCGCCGGCTGGACCAGGCGCTCGCGACGCGCATGATCACGGTCGCCGAGCTGCGGGTGCCGCAACTGGCCACCGTCGACCTGCTCGGGCACACCGTGTTGCAGGTCCTCGCCCGCGGCAAGCACATCCTGACCCGGCTCAGCGGCGGCCTGACCCTGCACAGCCACCTGAGGATGGACGGGTCCTGGTACCTGTGCCGCGCTGGTGAGCGTCCCCGCGGCCATCCGGGGCACCTGATCCGGGCACAGCTCGGCAACACCGAATGGCTGGCCACCGGGTACCGCGTCCACGACCTGCGGCTGGTCCGCACCGAAGAGGAGGGCGGCCTCGTCGGCCATCTCGGCCCTGATCTGCTCGGCCCGGATTGGGATCCCGAGGAGGCGGTGCGCCGGCTGCGCAGCGAGCCGGACCGGCCGATCGGCGAGGCGCTGCTCGAGCAGCGGAACCTCGCCGGGATCGGCAATCTGTACAAGAGCGAGGTGCTCTTCCTGGCCGGGGTGAATCCGTGGGCTCCGGTCGGTGTGGTGCCGGATCTGCTCGGGCTGGTCAGCCGCGCCCAGCGGCTGCTGTACGCGAACCGCGAGCACCCGGAACAGTCGACCACAGGGATGCTGGCGCGCGGCCGGGCGCACTGGGTGTACGAGCGGGCCGGCGAGCCGTGCCTGCGCTGCCGCACCCCGATCAGACGCGAGCTGCAGGGTGTCGCGCCGCGGCAGCGCAGCAGCTTCTGGTGCCCGACCTGCCAGCCGGCCCCGTCGGCCCCGTCACCTCCGTCACCTCGTTGA
- a CDS encoding TetR family transcriptional regulator, producing MSTPRDPLFDTLFRPTTVSPAIASAAPVREAGTRSRAGNAMNRTRAALLDGARRAVEVSGTKITMAQVAAAAGVAKATLYNHFRTREAVLAALVQDEVSGLIARLAPLPLPDALAGAANELAHHPVLRTLARIEPATLARLGCVDTSAEGWRLAREGVAGALTRGGRAGTDTVLRWLASYLLTPASAAAVADDLAIVLAGLPDAPAAASSAETARTA from the coding sequence ATGAGCACGCCCCGCGACCCGCTGTTCGACACGCTGTTCCGCCCCACCACGGTGTCGCCGGCGATCGCGTCGGCCGCGCCGGTCCGCGAGGCCGGCACCCGCTCGCGCGCCGGAAACGCCATGAACCGCACCCGTGCCGCCCTGCTGGACGGGGCCCGGCGCGCGGTCGAGGTCAGCGGCACCAAGATCACGATGGCGCAGGTGGCGGCCGCCGCCGGGGTCGCGAAGGCCACGCTCTACAACCACTTCCGCACCCGCGAAGCGGTGCTCGCGGCGCTCGTGCAGGACGAGGTCAGCGGTCTGATCGCCCGGCTCGCCCCGCTGCCGTTGCCGGACGCCCTGGCCGGTGCCGCGAACGAGCTCGCGCACCACCCCGTGCTGCGTACCCTGGCCCGGATCGAACCGGCCACGCTCGCCCGGCTCGGGTGCGTCGACACCTCGGCCGAGGGCTGGCGGCTGGCCCGCGAAGGAGTGGCGGGGGCCCTGACGCGCGGCGGCCGAGCAGGCACCGACACGGTGCTGCGCTGGCTCGCCTCCTACCTGCTCACCCCGGCGAGCGCGGCTGCGGTCGCCGACGATCTCGCCATCGTGCTCGCCGGGCTGCCCGACGCCCCGGCCGCCGCGAGCAGCGCCGAGACCGCCCGGACGGCCTGA
- a CDS encoding helix-turn-helix domain-containing protein, which yields MPVLRQVVGETLRGLRMRQRRTLREVSASARVSLGYLSEVERGQKEPSSELLAAICGALDIELSELFQQVSATLRREEKLAYAGRVAAIPGSGAARISTAPMGDSGPQVRAHVAA from the coding sequence ATGCCGGTACTGCGTCAGGTGGTGGGTGAGACCCTCCGTGGCCTGCGGATGCGCCAGCGCCGGACGCTGCGCGAGGTCTCGGCCAGCGCGCGGGTGAGCCTGGGCTACCTGTCCGAGGTCGAACGCGGCCAGAAGGAGCCGTCGTCCGAGCTGCTCGCCGCGATCTGCGGCGCCCTGGACATCGAGCTGTCCGAGCTGTTCCAGCAGGTCAGCGCCACGCTGCGCCGCGAGGAGAAGCTGGCCTACGCCGGCCGGGTCGCCGCGATCCCAGGCTCCGGCGCCGCGCGGATCAGCACCGCGCCGATGGGCGATTCCGGCCCGCAGGTACGCGCGCACGTCGCCGCCTGA